Proteins from a single region of Streptomyces griseiscabiei:
- a CDS encoding MIP/aquaporin family protein, which yields MSSSDIFIGETIGTALLILLGGGVCAAVTLKASKARNAGWLAITFGWGFAVLTAVYTSAPLSGAHLNPAVTLALALKKDGIPWGDVPIYWGGQLLGAMIGAALVWVAYYGQFHAHLTDREIVGEPTPAKSVEAREKGAGPVLGIFSTGPEVRVAWQNVATEVIGTIVLVLAVLTQGLNGDGKGLGTLGALITALVVVSIGLSLGGPTGYAINPARDLGPRIVHALLPLPNKGGSDWSYAWVPVVGPLIGAAIAAGLYNVAFA from the coding sequence GTGTCCAGCTCCGACATCTTCATCGGCGAGACCATCGGTACCGCCCTGCTCATCCTGCTCGGCGGTGGCGTCTGCGCCGCCGTCACACTGAAGGCCTCCAAGGCCCGTAACGCCGGCTGGCTCGCCATCACCTTCGGGTGGGGTTTCGCCGTTCTGACGGCGGTCTACACCTCCGCGCCGCTCTCCGGCGCCCACCTGAACCCGGCCGTGACCCTCGCGCTCGCGCTGAAGAAGGACGGCATCCCCTGGGGCGACGTCCCCATCTACTGGGGCGGTCAGCTGCTCGGCGCGATGATCGGCGCGGCGCTGGTCTGGGTCGCCTACTACGGCCAGTTCCACGCCCACCTCACCGACCGCGAGATCGTCGGCGAGCCGACCCCCGCCAAGTCGGTCGAGGCCCGGGAGAAGGGCGCCGGCCCCGTGCTCGGCATCTTCTCCACCGGACCCGAGGTCCGTGTCGCCTGGCAGAACGTGGCGACCGAGGTCATCGGCACCATCGTGCTCGTCCTCGCGGTCCTGACCCAGGGCCTGAACGGCGACGGCAAGGGTCTCGGCACCCTCGGCGCCCTGATCACCGCGCTCGTCGTGGTCTCGATCGGTCTGTCCCTCGGTGGCCCGACCGGTTACGCGATCAACCCGGCCCGTGACCTCGGCCCGCGGATCGTGCACGCCCTGCTGCCCCTGCCCAACAAGGGCGGGTCGGACTGGAGCTACGCCTGGGTCCCGGTGGTCGGCCCCCTGATCGGTGCCGCCATCGCCGCAGGCCTCTACAACGTCGCATTCGCCTGA